In a single window of the Candidatus Binatia bacterium genome:
- a CDS encoding 3-hydroxyacyl-CoA dehydrogenase NAD-binding domain-containing protein codes for MSVNPSKIGVLGAGTMGAGIAQVAAQAGFETLVYDVSQEFIDKGLGRIHNFLERSKERGKLTEEEKGKIIGRLSSTLKLEDFAGCSLIIEAAPEKLELKREIFNKLDAVCGPETLLATNTSSFAVTAIAGATQKPERVLGTHFFNPPPLMALVEVIQGDRTSAESMERATKIIYQMGKTPVRAKDTPGFIVNRIARPFYNEALRILDDGGATVETIDRVMKDAGGFPMGPFELMDLIGNDVNFAATESLYQSFFQDPRFRPSPTQQRLVQSGNLGRKTGRGFYTYGEK; via the coding sequence ATGAGTGTTAACCCTTCAAAGATCGGCGTCCTCGGCGCCGGGACCATGGGCGCGGGCATCGCGCAAGTCGCAGCGCAGGCCGGCTTCGAGACTCTGGTTTACGATGTCTCGCAGGAGTTCATCGACAAGGGGCTCGGCAGAATCCACAATTTTCTCGAGCGGAGCAAAGAGCGCGGCAAGCTCACCGAGGAGGAAAAGGGCAAAATTATCGGCCGGCTTTCCTCTACGCTCAAGCTTGAGGATTTCGCAGGATGCAGCCTGATCATCGAGGCGGCGCCGGAAAAACTCGAGCTCAAGCGGGAAATCTTCAACAAGCTCGACGCGGTCTGCGGGCCGGAGACGCTGCTCGCGACCAACACCTCTTCTTTCGCCGTCACCGCGATCGCCGGCGCGACGCAGAAACCCGAGCGCGTGCTTGGCACGCACTTTTTCAATCCGCCGCCGCTCATGGCGCTGGTGGAAGTCATCCAGGGCGACCGGACGAGCGCCGAGAGCATGGAGCGGGCGACCAAGATTATCTACCAGATGGGAAAAACTCCGGTCCGCGCCAAGGACACGCCCGGCTTTATCGTCAACCGGATCGCCCGCCCCTTCTATAACGAGGCTCTGCGCATCCTCGACGACGGCGGCGCCACGGTCGAGACGATCGACCGCGTCATGAAAGACGCGGGCGGATTTCCCATGGGTCCCTTCGAGCTAATGGACTTGATCGGCAACGACGTCAATTTCGCCGCCACGGAGTCGCTCTATCAATCGTTTTTCCAGGACCCGAGATTCCGGCCCAGCCCTACCCAGCAGCGGCTGGTTCAGTCGGGAAATCTCGGCCGGAAAACCGGCCGGGGCTTCTATACCTATGGCGAAAAATAG
- a CDS encoding 3-hydroxyacyl-CoA dehydrogenase family protein, translated as MAKNSVIVVGKNRLAHEMLELCRAQGFEAKIYPDADAAAVSAALVIETCSGDEAKKKAIIQKLDGSASAIILTSCLGFSTTRIASWATRPERVVGFATFYPLKEKKVIELTSGLATQAQALEQAETFFRALGKEPARVKDAPGLIFARILSLIINEAARSLDEGVAQAEEIDTAMRLGVNYPAGPLKWADRVGLDDVLAVLEGLQRETGEDRYRPSPLLVKMVLSGRLGESSGRGFYEYKA; from the coding sequence ATGGCGAAAAATAGCGTCATCGTCGTCGGAAAGAATCGGCTCGCGCATGAAATGCTCGAGCTGTGCCGGGCCCAGGGGTTCGAAGCCAAGATCTATCCTGACGCCGATGCCGCGGCCGTCTCGGCCGCTTTGGTCATCGAGACCTGCTCCGGAGACGAGGCGAAGAAAAAAGCAATTATCCAAAAGCTCGACGGATCCGCTTCCGCGATCATTCTGACCTCGTGTCTGGGCTTTTCTACGACCCGAATCGCTTCCTGGGCGACGCGGCCCGAGCGCGTCGTCGGCTTCGCCACCTTCTATCCCCTTAAGGAAAAAAAGGTGATAGAATTGACTTCTGGGCTGGCGACTCAAGCGCAGGCGCTCGAACAAGCCGAAACTTTTTTCCGCGCCCTCGGAAAAGAGCCGGCTCGAGTCAAGGACGCGCCCGGTTTGATTTTTGCGCGGATCTTAAGCCTCATCATCAACGAAGCCGCGCGCAGCCTTGACGAGGGCGTGGCCCAAGCCGAAGAGATCGACACGGCCATGCGGCTCGGCGTGAATTACCCCGCGGGCCCGCTCAAGTGGGCCGACCGGGTCGGCCTGGACGACGTGCTGGCGGTATTGGAAGGGCTCCAGCGCGAGACCGGCGAAGATCGTTATCGTCCGTCGCCGCTGCTGGTGAAAATGGTTCTGTCCGGCCGGCTGGGCGAATCGAGCGGCCGAGGTTTTTACGAATACAAGGCGTAG
- a CDS encoding thiolase family protein, producing MKQAFILDAVRTPMGRHGGILKDIRTDDLAAHIINKLVQRTGIKGDEVEDVYFGCTNQAGEDSRNVARNALLLAGLPMTVPGCTVNRLCGSGLEAINQAGRAIEMDHGDLFIAGGVESMTRSPWVMLKSAVPFQQGNVTVYDSTVGWRFPNPRMGELYSLISNGESAENIAEKYNISRKDQDACALESHRRAVRAAETGRFKDEIIPAAAPQKKDGAVLLGKDEGPRTDTSMEKLAALKPLFRKNGSVTAGNSSPISDGAAALLVASPEKAKALGLRPLARIVASAVAGVDPAYFGMGPVPATEKVLQRAGLTIEQIDLVEINEAFASQVLADVRELGFDMDKVNVNGGAIALGHPLGCSGARIMTTLLHEMKRRGSRYGLATMCIGVGQGIATIVERVS from the coding sequence ATGAAGCAAGCATTCATCCTTGACGCTGTGCGCACGCCGATGGGCCGCCACGGCGGAATCTTGAAAGACATCCGCACCGACGATCTCGCGGCCCACATCATCAACAAGCTGGTGCAAAGGACCGGCATCAAGGGCGACGAGGTCGAGGACGTTTATTTCGGCTGCACGAACCAGGCGGGCGAAGATTCCCGCAACGTCGCGCGCAACGCCCTGCTGCTCGCCGGCCTGCCGATGACGGTCCCCGGCTGCACGGTGAACCGTCTCTGCGGCTCCGGCCTCGAAGCGATCAACCAGGCGGGCCGGGCGATTGAAATGGATCACGGCGACCTCTTCATCGCCGGGGGAGTCGAGAGTATGACGCGCTCGCCGTGGGTGATGCTCAAGAGCGCGGTTCCCTTCCAACAGGGAAACGTCACGGTTTACGACAGCACCGTCGGCTGGCGTTTTCCCAATCCGCGCATGGGAGAACTCTATTCACTGATCAGCAACGGCGAGTCCGCCGAGAACATCGCCGAGAAATATAACATCAGCCGCAAAGACCAGGATGCCTGCGCGCTCGAAAGCCACCGGCGCGCCGTGCGCGCGGCCGAGACCGGCCGGTTCAAGGACGAAATCATTCCGGCCGCGGCGCCGCAAAAAAAAGACGGCGCCGTCCTTCTCGGCAAGGACGAAGGGCCCCGCACCGATACTTCGATGGAAAAATTGGCGGCGTTGAAACCGCTGTTCCGGAAGAACGGCAGCGTCACGGCGGGAAACTCTTCGCCGATCTCCGACGGCGCCGCGGCCCTTCTCGTCGCCAGCCCGGAAAAGGCGAAGGCGCTCGGCCTCCGGCCGCTCGCGAGAATCGTCGCCTCGGCCGTCGCCGGCGTCGATCCCGCTTATTTCGGCATGGGACCGGTGCCGGCCACCGAGAAAGTTCTCCAGCGCGCGGGCTTGACGATCGAGCAGATCGATCTCGTCGAGATCAACGAAGCCTTCGCCTCCCAAGTCCTCGCCGACGTTCGTGAGCTGGGCTTCGACATGGACAAAGTCAACGTCAACGGCGGGGCCATCGCCCTCGGCCACCCGCTCGGCTGCAGCGGCGCGCGCATCATGACGACTCTCCTTCATGAAATGAAGCGGCGCGGCAGCCGCTACGGATTGGCGACGATGTGCATCGGCGTCGGCCAGGGAATCGCGACGATCGTCGAGAGAGTTTCCTGA